One Amblyomma americanum isolate KBUSLIRL-KWMA chromosome 8, ASM5285725v1, whole genome shotgun sequence DNA window includes the following coding sequences:
- the LOC144100040 gene encoding chitinase-3-like protein 1: protein MRDPMYFENYGEPLDFEVADKGEKVLVPNYMVNLLSVITVLTTIAVVVRVGVASFRDSHSAKGHVGPYIAAPPPPLSLLPEAQEPLEGWSNEEWRALMPSPRPIVCFLNRDGFLRPPPDTLVLRSFPGFYCNEIVYNGLAFENSTLNLLADETDDAIILQLNRVRDALFPHWKVILNIFVDAATAKRMQESDLFLESIFGWLEERRVDGLSFEFDDDTFLGDPDGATKVVAFFTAAKADHRWTNLTLSAMLPYGPTVLFREELSAVLDRIFIKTHGLLDEQSGTTQLAAPLDNAGLIHRHSNHHTVMSLLEEVEDNLNKKTCFTLSLSGTAFTLLSPSQKNVGDPVKQVPLEKTSFSDVCGVGAGRVRKIEDDTAYSVEGNMWVTHEDQFTIFEKTAKVLRHWHFLCVAVVDVDLDDVRGECGRVYPLLRRIYETSYILKYS from the exons ATGCGCGACCCGATGTACTTCGAGAACTACGGCGAGCCGCTGGACTTCGAGGTGGCCGACAAGGGCGAGAAAGTGCTCGTGCCCAACTACATG GTCAACTTGCTCAGCGTCATCACAGTACTGACCACGATAGCCGTTGTGGTTCGAGTGGGCGTGGCCTCGTTCCGCGACTCGCACAGCGCCAAGGGCCACGTGGGCCCGTACATCGCTGCACCGCCGCCACCGCTCTCGCTGCTTCCTGAGGCCCAGGAGCCGCTCGAAGGATGGTCAAACGAGGAGTGGCGCGCCCTCATGCCCAGCCCGAGACCCATCGTGTGCTTCCTCAACCGCGACGGTTTCCTCAG GCCTCCACCCGACACGCTCGTCCTGCGGAGTTTCCCGGGCTTCTACTGCAACGAGATCGTGTACAACGGCCTGGCATTCGAAAACAGCACCTTGAATCTTCTGGCTGACGAAACAGATGATGCCATCATCCTCCAACTGAACCGCGTCCGTGATGCCCTGTTCCCCCACTGGAAGGTCATCCTCAACATCTTCGTGGACGCTGCCACAGCCAAGCGAATGCAGGAGAGCGACCTGTTCCTCGAGTCGATCTTCGGCTGGCTGGAGGAGCGCCGTGTGGATGGTCTCAGTTTCGAGTTTGATGACGACACCTTCCTGGGTGACCCGGACGGCGCCACCAAAGTGGTGGCCTTCTTCACTGCTGCAAAGGCGGATCACCGCTGGACCAACCTCACCCTCTCCGCCATGCTGCCGTACGGGCCCACTGTACTTTTCCGCGAGGAACTGTCCGCTGTCCTGGACCGCATCTTCATTAAGACTCACGGTCTCCTGGACGAACAGTCCGGAACCACGCAGCTGGCCGCGCCCCTCGACAACGCGGGCTTGATCCATCGCCATTCCAATCACCACACCGTCATGAGTCTTCTGGAGGAAGTGGAGGACAACCTGAACAAGAAGACCTGCTTCACACTCTCCCTGTCTGGCACGGCCTTCACTCTGCTCTCTCCGTCGCAGAAGAACGTCGGCGACCCGGTGAAGCAAGTCCCGCTGGAGAAGACTTCTTTCTCGGATGTCTGCGGAGTGGGCGCTGGTCGCGTCAGGAAGATTGAGGATGACACGGCCTACTCCGTTGAGGGTAACATGTGGGTCACGCACGAGGACCAGTTCACCATCTTTGAGAAGACGGCCAAGGTGCTCAGGCACTGGCACTTTCTGTGCGTAGCGGTCGTGGACGTTGACCTGGATGACGTTCGTGGCGAGTGTGGACGTGTCTATCCGCTGCTGCGGCGCATCTACGAGACTTCCTACATCCTCAAGTACTCCTGA